A section of the Alkalicoccobacillus plakortidis genome encodes:
- a CDS encoding chromate transporter has protein sequence MNWKLQKDLFIAFFRSTLLGYGGGPSTIPLVHDEVVKRYKWMDDEEFADILAIGNTLPGPIATKMSGYIGYRLGGWVGMLNALLATIIPTVVMLIVLISILTSFSESPIVQGMTQAVTPVVGVMLLVMTYTFTKQSGKSLGWIGTIVLAVVSLIGMQFLGIHPAIIIVVLIAYALFKPTKKEKEQQTG, from the coding sequence ATGAATTGGAAGCTACAGAAGGATCTTTTTATTGCGTTTTTTAGATCAACATTGCTTGGCTACGGTGGGGGACCATCTACGATCCCTCTTGTACACGATGAAGTTGTGAAGCGTTACAAGTGGATGGACGATGAAGAGTTTGCTGATATTCTAGCGATTGGGAATACTCTTCCAGGACCAATAGCAACAAAAATGTCTGGTTATATTGGCTATCGACTTGGAGGATGGGTAGGTATGCTAAATGCCTTGTTAGCTACGATCATCCCAACCGTTGTTATGCTTATTGTTCTAATAAGCATTCTAACATCATTCAGTGAGTCACCAATCGTACAAGGAATGACACAGGCTGTTACACCTGTAGTTGGTGTGATGCTTCTTGTTATGACGTATACATTTACAAAACAGTCGGGGAAAAGTCTTGGTTGGATTGGGACGATTGTTTTGGCAGTTGTTAGTTTAATAGGCATGCAGTTTTTGGGGATTCATCCTGCTATTATTATTGTTGTTTTAATTGCCTATGCACTATTTAAACCAACTAAGAAAGAAAAAGAACAGCAAACGGGCTAG
- a CDS encoding FbpB family small basic protein: MRKQFVRFEDLMDQNRSELLNDEDALDRLDDRLDARNAEKELRKLKKAEQN; this comes from the coding sequence ATGAGAAAACAATTTGTGCGATTTGAAGATCTTATGGATCAAAATCGATCAGAACTATTAAATGATGAGGACGCGCTTGACCGCCTCGACGATCGTTTGGATGCAAGAAATGCAGAGAAAGAACTGCGCAAACTAAAAAAAGCTGAACAGAACTAA
- a CDS encoding bile acid:sodium symporter family protein has product MLETLNRSLERALPFLTPIAVATGVLLSTFFASYVFLVPFIFAFITFASSVAISPKDVRNVVHYPIPIIVSLIILQVFMPLVAFGIGHLIFPGDIETTTGILLAFAIPTGVVTLMWVAIYQGSRSLTLAIILINTIISPFIVPLTLTLFIGGRISLDTWGVMSGLIMMVILPSALGIFVNSLRKGKIIKMSKGLAPFAKVSLLTVIMLNGSVAAPYLTSINSKVVSIFFVVLTLAILGYLSALVASKWLRFSSETSISIMFNCGMRNIGVGAAIAVVYFPPAVTLPVIMGTLFQQILAALFGKIVSKRMRKDLPNMEPSIRAE; this is encoded by the coding sequence ATGTTAGAAACGCTAAATCGTTCGCTTGAGCGGGCGCTGCCATTTTTGACGCCTATTGCGGTTGCGACGGGTGTATTGTTAAGTACGTTTTTTGCAAGTTATGTTTTTTTGGTTCCATTTATATTTGCTTTTATTACTTTTGCTAGCAGTGTGGCGATTAGTCCTAAGGATGTTCGAAATGTTGTTCATTATCCGATTCCGATTATCGTGAGTTTAATTATTTTACAGGTGTTTATGCCGCTTGTAGCGTTTGGAATTGGGCATCTTATTTTTCCAGGGGATATTGAGACCACTACTGGCATACTGCTTGCCTTTGCTATCCCGACAGGTGTGGTGACACTTATGTGGGTAGCGATTTATCAAGGTAGTCGTTCTTTAACGCTTGCTATTATTTTAATTAATACGATCATTTCGCCTTTTATTGTCCCGCTTACGCTTACACTATTTATCGGCGGACGGATTTCACTAGATACGTGGGGAGTAATGAGTGGTTTAATTATGATGGTTATTCTTCCATCAGCGTTAGGAATCTTTGTGAATTCCCTTAGAAAAGGTAAGATCATTAAGATGAGCAAAGGTTTGGCGCCTTTTGCGAAGGTGAGTCTTTTAACCGTGATTATGTTAAATGGATCGGTTGCAGCACCGTATTTAACGTCAATTAATTCAAAGGTTGTTAGTATCTTTTTTGTTGTCCTTACCCTTGCTATCCTAGGCTATCTTAGTGCTTTAGTAGCTTCAAAATGGTTACGCTTTTCATCTGAAACCTCAATCAGTATCATGTTTAATTGTGGAATGAGAAATATTGGTGTTGGAGCAGCGATCGCCGTTGTATACTTTCCTCCTGCTGTGACACTTCCGGTTATTATGGGGACTTTATTTCAGCAAATTTTAGCTGCTTTATTTGGAAAAATTGTATCAAAAAGAATGAGAAAAGACCTTCCAAACATGGAGCCATCAATACGAGCAGAATAA
- a CDS encoding MFS transporter: protein MKENRPGYRFTMLIVMVAIAGFAQGMLLPLLSIMLEEAGVSSSLNGLNATALYIGVLLASPFIERPVRTFGYKPVITIGLIVMTISLLLLPLWTFFWFWFVVRMVIGIADNMVHFATQVWITSTSTARNRGRNISIYGLAFGLGFGSGPLMINLLMIAEWLPFVISAALTFITWIFVSRLVNEFPSEELDTRGPKTTWGRYRSVVKLAWFSLLPGFAYGYLEASLHGNYPVYALRSGLSIDQVSLLLPAFVVGGLITQIPLGLASDKFGRKIILLSIASLGSVCFFLMIAVEHSPSILFILFIAGGGCVGSLYSLGVAYMADLVPTHLLPTANVMMAVSFGLGSITGPLIGGWSIELFEHGSIYYSIGGMLILLVGAGFLFRHQHEAQTI from the coding sequence ATGAAAGAAAATCGTCCCGGCTATCGCTTTACCATGCTTATTGTGATGGTAGCCATTGCTGGTTTTGCTCAAGGTATGTTATTGCCCTTATTATCCATAATGCTTGAAGAAGCCGGAGTTTCCTCTTCATTAAATGGGTTAAACGCTACCGCCTTATATATTGGCGTTCTGCTTGCTTCCCCATTTATTGAACGGCCTGTTCGTACTTTTGGTTACAAACCTGTTATTACAATAGGGTTGATTGTGATGACCATTAGCTTGTTACTTCTGCCCTTGTGGACCTTCTTTTGGTTCTGGTTTGTGGTACGTATGGTCATTGGCATTGCTGATAATATGGTTCACTTTGCCACTCAGGTATGGATTACTTCTACAAGTACGGCTCGTAATCGTGGTCGTAATATTTCGATCTATGGTCTTGCATTTGGACTTGGTTTTGGATCTGGTCCATTAATGATTAATTTACTTATGATTGCTGAATGGCTACCCTTTGTTATCTCTGCAGCCTTAACTTTTATAACATGGATATTCGTTTCTAGACTCGTGAATGAATTTCCCTCGGAAGAATTGGATACACGTGGACCAAAAACAACGTGGGGAAGATATCGTTCTGTTGTTAAATTAGCTTGGTTTTCATTGCTACCTGGTTTCGCTTATGGATATTTAGAAGCATCTCTTCATGGTAATTATCCAGTGTACGCCTTACGGTCAGGTTTAAGTATTGATCAGGTCTCGCTGCTTCTGCCAGCGTTTGTTGTTGGCGGTTTGATCACTCAGATTCCATTAGGCTTAGCTAGTGATAAATTTGGCCGGAAAATCATTTTGCTTTCCATTGCCTCCTTAGGAAGTGTCTGTTTTTTTCTAATGATTGCTGTTGAGCATTCACCTTCAATCTTGTTCATCTTATTTATAGCAGGTGGAGGCTGTGTGGGCTCGCTTTATTCGTTGGGTGTGGCGTATATGGCTGATTTGGTCCCTACTCACCTTTTGCCTACAGCAAATGTGATGATGGCTGTTAGCTTTGGACTCGGTAGTATAACTGGACCTTTAATTGGTGGTTGGTCTATCGAATTATTTGAACATGGAAGCATCTATTATTCAATTGGAGGAATGCTGATTTTACTTGTAGGAGCAGGGTTTCTTTTCCGCCATCAACATGAAGCACAAACAATATAA
- a CDS encoding cytochrome d ubiquinol oxidase subunit II: MDSMYIALLIIWAFLFIYSIAGSIDFGAGFWAMYYQNRTDTESSSIANRYLSPSWEVTNVFLVLLVVAFVGFFPGGASSLGTLMIVPFCLVLILLTIRSAFMVYSHSVQRYTRLFTIFSGVTGLLIPALLITILPAAIGGYVMDDGVNQYILVDRLFSSSTFYTHIGFGLATELFLSSLLLSDYAREANSMETYHTYRRNAMTLGPITLAFAAAAIYTLIPHAPWMFENITESWRLALLGFSLLAFLIGYSALWWPAKTKRKIGQPRYAVVFIIIQFGLASFAYSSAQLPYLLYPDVTVQEAFTNETMFRLLLIGYACGMAVLIPVFIWFWRLFMKDKRYLLK, translated from the coding sequence ATGGACTCCATGTATATTGCCCTTCTCATCATCTGGGCGTTTCTGTTTATTTATTCCATTGCTGGCTCAATCGATTTCGGAGCCGGATTTTGGGCTATGTATTATCAAAACAGGACTGACACCGAATCATCTAGCATTGCAAATCGTTACCTTTCTCCTTCTTGGGAAGTCACAAATGTATTTCTTGTTTTGTTAGTTGTCGCTTTTGTAGGATTTTTCCCTGGAGGAGCCTCCTCTCTTGGAACTCTAATGATTGTACCTTTTTGTCTTGTGTTGATCCTGCTTACCATACGAAGTGCCTTTATGGTGTATTCACATAGTGTGCAACGATACACGCGGTTATTTACAATTTTCTCTGGAGTAACTGGTCTGTTAATTCCTGCACTATTAATCACCATTCTACCTGCTGCAATTGGCGGTTATGTAATGGATGATGGTGTAAACCAATACATTCTAGTTGATCGATTATTCTCAAGCTCGACCTTTTACACGCATATTGGGTTTGGACTTGCAACTGAATTGTTTCTGTCCTCGCTATTATTAAGCGACTATGCGCGTGAGGCCAATTCGATGGAAACCTATCATACGTATAGAAGAAACGCGATGACTCTCGGACCCATCACCTTGGCGTTTGCAGCAGCGGCAATCTACACACTTATTCCTCACGCCCCATGGATGTTTGAGAACATTACCGAAAGTTGGCGTTTAGCTCTACTTGGTTTCTCCTTACTTGCCTTCTTAATTGGTTATAGTGCACTCTGGTGGCCTGCCAAAACGAAGAGAAAAATTGGACAACCGCGTTATGCCGTCGTTTTTATTATTATTCAATTTGGACTCGCAAGCTTTGCCTACAGCTCTGCTCAGCTTCCGTACTTGCTCTATCCAGATGTAACCGTCCAAGAAGCCTTTACAAACGAAACAATGTTTAGACTCCTACTCATTGGATACGCATGTGGCATGGCTGTATTAATACCAGTGTTTATTTGGTTTTGGAGATTGTTTATGAAAGATAAGAGGTATTTGTTAAAGTAA
- a CDS encoding YfkD famly protein, translated as MKRRVFMTLLMTALILTFQPYANAEDKAENPYKIPDSALSISKENTYSNGTQDLPYLHPSELAQEFLNSTDEKITNPDLIRLLNESHIGNPLLGIGLRVSVYLGEWPLAYETAGTEVNWQYQKVNTNYLDNRGAQSPAQMTYSQDQQKKVTGGLTAAIPNAEAVRKMMMIHAGETTGLPLSFDTVIGQGTRKNQTYNVSTQQVGYLHSYVPAIHEKGNVTYGEVYVVVKGGKKRLEVKNITQQGIGAWIPVQDYLSFTYMAKN; from the coding sequence ATGAAACGACGTGTATTCATGACTTTATTGATGACAGCATTAATTCTCACTTTTCAACCATATGCCAATGCTGAAGATAAGGCAGAAAATCCATACAAAATTCCTGATTCAGCACTGTCTATTTCAAAAGAAAATACGTATTCAAATGGGACACAGGATTTGCCTTATTTACACCCCAGTGAGTTGGCACAAGAATTTCTTAATTCAACGGATGAAAAAATCACAAACCCTGACCTCATTCGTTTATTAAATGAATCTCACATAGGCAACCCGCTGCTTGGGATCGGGCTGAGGGTTTCTGTTTATCTTGGTGAATGGCCACTCGCATATGAAACAGCTGGTACAGAGGTGAACTGGCAATATCAAAAGGTCAACACAAATTATCTAGACAACCGCGGTGCGCAATCTCCTGCACAAATGACCTATTCACAAGATCAGCAGAAAAAGGTAACAGGAGGGTTAACGGCTGCTATTCCAAACGCAGAGGCAGTTCGCAAAATGATGATGATTCATGCTGGCGAGACCACCGGTTTGCCTTTATCATTTGATACGGTGATCGGACAAGGCACACGCAAAAATCAGACCTACAATGTATCCACACAGCAGGTCGGTTATTTGCATAGCTACGTTCCAGCCATTCACGAGAAAGGAAACGTAACCTATGGCGAAGTATATGTGGTTGTTAAAGGTGGTAAAAAAAGACTTGAAGTGAAGAACATTACCCAGCAAGGCATTGGTGCTTGGATTCCTGTGCAGGATTACCTTTCGTTCACATACATGGCTAAAAATTAA
- a CDS encoding cytochrome ubiquinol oxidase subunit I — MDSVLLSRMLFGSSMAFHIIFATLTVGITLMILLAEIMRLIKKDDDYALLAKRWTKGAAVLLGVAIPSGTIVAVMLSLLWPHFMAIVGEVIALPFQIEIFAFFLEALFLSIYVYAADRLGPVTRLIAVFFVAFGASASAILITNAHAWMNTPRGFDLVDGQVVNVDPLAAIKAPSFLVTANHVVGTAFMTGAFVLVAVAAYKLLHNQLSKREITYHRKGLLLSLIVAFIMSSYTALSGHETAVMLYEELPIKLAASEGLFNTTDNAALTVFGTPSIEAEGVIGGIEIPGMLSWIATGSTDGVIQGLNEFPQDEWPPLFIHTLFNVMVAIGFTLLGLAALGLVIWFLRRKQEGVIFPKWLLVAFVACGPLAVIGIETGWIYSCTGRQPWTIYGIQRTVDAATNSGNLGILFFLFSVLYIFLLVLTALVMYFYFKRNPVSDEFHSSSEQLNS, encoded by the coding sequence TTGGATAGTGTACTACTGTCAAGAATGCTTTTTGGGTCATCAATGGCCTTCCATATTATATTCGCTACATTAACGGTTGGTATCACCTTAATGATCTTACTTGCAGAAATTATGAGGTTAATTAAGAAGGACGATGATTATGCGTTACTCGCCAAACGTTGGACTAAAGGTGCGGCTGTTCTTCTTGGTGTTGCAATCCCCTCTGGAACAATCGTTGCGGTTATGCTTTCACTTCTCTGGCCACATTTTATGGCAATTGTTGGTGAAGTAATTGCTTTGCCTTTTCAAATTGAGATCTTTGCCTTTTTCTTAGAGGCGTTGTTTCTTTCAATCTATGTGTACGCCGCTGACCGCTTAGGACCAGTTACACGATTGATTGCTGTCTTTTTTGTTGCTTTTGGGGCTTCAGCCTCTGCTATTCTTATCACAAATGCACACGCTTGGATGAACACACCTCGTGGATTTGATCTAGTTGACGGTCAGGTTGTAAATGTTGACCCTCTTGCTGCGATTAAAGCTCCAAGTTTTTTAGTAACAGCAAACCATGTGGTAGGCACTGCATTTATGACTGGTGCATTTGTTCTTGTAGCAGTTGCTGCGTATAAATTGTTACATAATCAGCTGTCAAAAAGAGAAATCACTTATCACCGAAAGGGATTATTATTGTCTTTAATCGTTGCTTTCATCATGTCTTCATATACAGCTTTGTCTGGTCATGAAACAGCTGTCATGTTATATGAGGAATTACCTATCAAACTTGCCGCATCTGAAGGTTTATTTAATACAACCGACAACGCAGCTCTCACTGTATTTGGCACGCCAAGTATTGAAGCAGAAGGTGTAATTGGCGGAATCGAAATACCCGGCATGCTGAGTTGGATTGCGACAGGCTCTACTGACGGAGTGATCCAGGGTTTAAATGAATTTCCACAGGATGAATGGCCACCATTGTTTATCCACACACTCTTTAACGTAATGGTAGCGATTGGCTTCACCTTACTTGGCTTAGCGGCTCTTGGCCTGGTAATTTGGTTCCTTCGTCGAAAACAAGAAGGTGTGATTTTTCCAAAATGGTTGCTTGTTGCCTTTGTTGCCTGTGGCCCACTTGCGGTTATCGGTATTGAAACAGGCTGGATTTACAGTTGTACAGGTAGACAGCCTTGGACAATCTACGGTATCCAACGAACTGTAGATGCTGCAACGAACTCAGGTAATTTAGGCATTTTATTCTTCTTGTTTTCTGTCCTTTACATTTTTCTGTTAGTACTCACTGCTTTAGTGATGTACTTCTATTTCAAACGAAACCCAGTATCAGATGAATTTCATTCTTCATCTGAACAGCTAAATAGCTAA
- a CDS encoding M3 family oligoendopeptidase: MHYPENWDLETFFEGGSDSAEFQAFLEETKTQLSHLETELDGELTQDELVNGLVRIQEVGLRNQHAGGFVSCLTAQNVKDKQSLLLQGQLLEISAQQQNLLAGLEQKLAELDEAAFKEITERTELNEVTFNLEEKRQKAKDKLSPAEEKLAAGLAIDGYHAWGNFYNQAVGRLEIPFEEDGETKQLSAGQLQNRMNSSDRSVREKAFKANEAAWQKESDVFSQTINHLAGFRLKLYEARGWENVLKEPLSYNRMQEKTLNAMWDTITANKPAFYTFMSKKAELLGVDTLSFHDVTAPLPVENDKKISYQEACDLIIKHFRTFSPELADFTEGALRDGWIEAEDRPGKRPGGFCTGFPLKKQSRIFMTYDGSMANVATLAHELGHAYHSYCLKEKQPFARQYAMNVAETASTFAETIVADALVAEAEDKQLKLSLLENKISRALAFFMNIHARFLFETRFYEARKKKSLSAEELNALMEEAQREAYGNQLSEYSPSFWASKLHFHITHVPFYNFPYTFGYLFSLGIYKQATDVGGSFEQAYISLLEDTASMTVEDLAQKHLQADLTDSDFWQQAIDVVLKDVEEFIRLSEEV; encoded by the coding sequence ATGCATTATCCAGAAAATTGGGACCTAGAAACATTTTTTGAAGGTGGAAGTGATTCAGCAGAATTTCAAGCATTTCTTGAAGAAACAAAAACACAGCTTAGCCATTTAGAAACTGAACTTGATGGTGAACTGACTCAGGACGAGCTAGTTAATGGCCTCGTACGTATTCAAGAGGTTGGACTAAGAAATCAACATGCAGGTGGTTTTGTTAGTTGTCTAACAGCACAAAATGTGAAGGATAAACAATCCTTACTGTTGCAGGGACAGCTACTAGAGATTAGTGCTCAGCAGCAAAATTTATTAGCAGGTTTAGAACAAAAGCTAGCCGAACTAGATGAAGCTGCTTTTAAAGAGATAACTGAACGTACTGAACTGAATGAAGTAACATTTAACCTTGAAGAAAAACGCCAAAAGGCAAAAGATAAGCTCTCTCCAGCAGAAGAAAAGCTCGCAGCAGGTCTGGCGATTGATGGCTACCACGCATGGGGGAATTTCTACAATCAAGCGGTAGGAAGACTAGAAATTCCATTTGAAGAAGACGGTGAGACAAAACAGTTGTCTGCTGGTCAGCTTCAAAATCGAATGAATAGCAGTGATCGCTCTGTTCGTGAAAAAGCATTCAAAGCAAATGAAGCTGCATGGCAAAAGGAATCGGATGTATTCTCACAAACGATTAACCATCTTGCTGGCTTCCGCCTAAAATTATATGAAGCAAGAGGCTGGGAAAACGTATTAAAAGAACCACTTTCTTATAACCGTATGCAAGAAAAAACGCTGAATGCTATGTGGGATACGATTACAGCAAACAAGCCAGCATTTTATACATTTATGTCTAAAAAAGCTGAGCTACTTGGTGTTGATACACTTTCCTTCCACGACGTAACAGCACCGCTTCCAGTTGAAAATGATAAAAAAATCAGCTATCAAGAAGCATGTGATTTAATCATTAAGCACTTCCGTACATTTAGCCCTGAACTTGCTGATTTTACAGAAGGAGCTTTGCGTGATGGTTGGATAGAAGCAGAAGATCGTCCAGGTAAAAGACCAGGAGGATTCTGCACAGGTTTTCCTTTGAAAAAGCAATCACGAATCTTTATGACTTATGATGGGTCAATGGCTAATGTTGCGACACTTGCGCACGAATTAGGACATGCCTACCATAGTTATTGTCTAAAAGAAAAACAGCCTTTTGCTCGTCAATATGCAATGAACGTGGCAGAAACAGCATCTACTTTTGCTGAAACGATTGTTGCAGACGCATTAGTGGCAGAAGCAGAGGATAAACAATTAAAGCTTTCTTTACTAGAGAACAAAATTTCTCGTGCTCTAGCATTCTTTATGAACATTCACGCTCGTTTCTTATTTGAAACACGATTCTATGAAGCTCGTAAAAAGAAAAGTTTATCAGCTGAAGAATTAAACGCACTAATGGAAGAAGCACAACGAGAAGCCTACGGGAATCAGCTCTCTGAGTATTCACCAAGCTTCTGGGCTTCAAAGCTTCATTTCCATATTACACATGTGCCATTTTATAACTTCCCTTATACATTTGGGTACCTATTCAGCTTGGGCATCTACAAACAAGCAACTGACGTCGGAGGATCTTTTGAGCAAGCTTACATCTCATTGCTTGAAGACACTGCTAGCATGACAGTTGAAGATCTGGCGCAGAAACACCTTCAAGCAGACCTTACTGACTCAGACTTCTGGCAACAAGCCATTGACGTAGTACTGAAGGATGTAGAAGAATTTATCCGATTAAGTGAAGAGGTATAA
- a CDS encoding amidohydrolase family protein: MKVIDAHLHFSNIQSFKDTAKDLADISYNAEGLLKEYKDANVVLGIGMGVVETSPGEFPDRSAQALMGLDLETRPKQIMCCIGINPFLFTEKSLVELEEELQKDWVVGIKIYLGYYPYYAYDEVYQPVYRLAKQYDIPVVYHTGDTYAEKGLLKYSHPLSIDEVAVEHRDVRFMMAHFGDPWCLTAAELIYKNRNVFADLSGLIVGTGERVGRHFDRDNRYFDHLRQALVYCDSYDRLLFGTDWPLVQVKPYMEWLADMIPESFHEDFFYHTATRVFPKINKFL, encoded by the coding sequence ATGAAAGTCATTGATGCGCACCTGCATTTTTCAAATATCCAATCTTTTAAGGACACGGCAAAAGACTTAGCCGATATTTCTTACAACGCTGAGGGATTATTAAAGGAATACAAGGATGCCAATGTTGTATTAGGTATTGGAATGGGAGTGGTGGAGACCTCTCCAGGTGAGTTTCCAGATCGGTCCGCACAAGCTTTAATGGGTCTTGATCTAGAAACGAGGCCGAAACAGATTATGTGTTGTATTGGCATCAATCCGTTTCTTTTTACAGAAAAATCGCTAGTTGAATTAGAAGAAGAGCTGCAAAAGGATTGGGTTGTGGGTATAAAAATATATCTCGGTTACTACCCTTATTATGCTTATGATGAAGTGTATCAACCTGTATATAGGCTTGCTAAGCAATATGATATTCCTGTTGTTTATCACACGGGAGATACATATGCTGAGAAAGGGTTGTTAAAGTATTCTCATCCTTTGTCCATTGACGAAGTAGCAGTTGAGCATCGAGATGTTCGCTTTATGATGGCGCACTTTGGGGACCCGTGGTGCTTAACAGCTGCTGAATTGATCTATAAAAATCGGAATGTCTTTGCAGACCTTTCTGGACTCATTGTGGGAACTGGTGAAAGAGTTGGTAGACACTTTGATCGAGACAATCGTTATTTTGATCACTTACGCCAAGCGTTAGTTTATTGCGACAGCTATGATCGCTTACTGTTTGGCACCGATTGGCCACTTGTGCAAGTGAAACCATATATGGAATGGCTTGCAGATATGATCCCAGAATCATTTCATGAGGACTTTTTTTATCACACCGCAACTAGAGTCTTCCCGAAAATCAATAAATTTCTTTAA